The following coding sequences are from one Pelagovum sp. HNIBRBA483 window:
- the hisC gene encoding histidinol-phosphate transaminase, protein MSKITPQPGIMEIALYESGASTVAGKSEVLKLSSNENPFGAGDAARDAYLRAGHDLHRYPSTDHANLRKAIAEVHGLDADRIICGAGSDEVLQFAAQCFAGPGDEVIYTEHGFSMYPILARAVGATPVEVKETDRTVDVDAILRACTKKTRIVFIANPANPTGTMIPDAEVARLADNLPDGVLLVHDGAYTEFVEGSDGGAALVEAKKNVLMTRTFSKIYGLGGLRIGWGYGPKELIDVMQRVRQPFNLSETQLRVAEAAVRDTAYTEKCRLDNARLREWLRSALVEIGVECDPSHANFVLARFADADEADACDAHLKEAGIIVRRVAGYKLPNCLRITVGDESGCRRVLHAIAQFKGVR, encoded by the coding sequence ATGTCAAAGATTACGCCACAACCCGGAATTATGGAGATCGCCCTCTATGAGAGCGGCGCTTCCACCGTGGCAGGTAAGAGTGAAGTTCTGAAGCTGTCTTCGAACGAAAACCCGTTCGGGGCAGGCGATGCGGCGCGAGATGCCTACCTGCGTGCAGGGCATGATCTGCACCGTTACCCGTCAACAGACCATGCAAATCTGCGAAAAGCGATTGCGGAAGTTCATGGTTTGGATGCTGACCGGATCATCTGTGGTGCCGGATCGGACGAGGTATTGCAGTTTGCGGCGCAGTGCTTCGCGGGGCCGGGGGATGAGGTGATTTACACCGAGCATGGGTTCTCCATGTATCCGATCCTCGCGCGGGCTGTGGGCGCAACGCCGGTTGAGGTGAAGGAAACCGACCGGACGGTCGATGTAGATGCGATCCTGAGGGCCTGCACCAAGAAAACTAGGATTGTATTTATCGCGAACCCCGCCAACCCGACCGGCACCATGATCCCAGATGCGGAAGTGGCGCGGCTGGCCGACAATCTGCCGGACGGCGTTTTGCTGGTGCATGACGGGGCCTATACCGAGTTTGTGGAAGGATCGGACGGCGGCGCGGCGCTGGTTGAGGCGAAAAAAAATGTGCTGATGACGCGCACCTTCTCGAAGATTTATGGCTTGGGCGGTTTGCGGATTGGCTGGGGCTATGGGCCAAAAGAGTTGATCGACGTGATGCAGCGGGTACGCCAACCGTTCAACCTTTCGGAAACGCAGTTGCGGGTTGCCGAAGCTGCGGTGCGCGATACGGCCTATACCGAGAAATGCCGCCTCGACAACGCACGGCTGCGGGAATGGCTGCGCAGCGCTCTTGTGGAAATCGGGGTAGAATGTGATCCGTCGCATGCGAATTTCGTTCTGGCGCGGTTTGCCGATGCCGATGAGGCGGATGCCTGCGACGCACATCTGAAAGAGGCCGGGATCATTGTGCGCCGCGTGGCCGGATACAAACTACCGAACTGTTTGCGCATCACTGTGGGTGACGAATCCGGCTGCCGCCGTGTGCTGCACGCGATTGCCCAATTCAAAGGGGTGCGCTGA
- the rpsD gene encoding 30S ribosomal protein S4, with product MTKRTSAKYKIDRRMGENIWGRPKSPVNRREYGPGQHGQRRKGKLSDFGLQLRAKQKLKGYYGDLTEKQFRRIFGEAERRRGDTGENLIGLLERRLDAVVYRAKFVPTVFAARQFVNHGHVTVNGKRVNIPSYRVKEGDVIEVRQKSKQMALVLEASQLPERDVPDYLDVDHSKMTATFVRQPGLSDVPYPVHMEPNLVIEFYAQN from the coding sequence GTGACCAAACGCACCTCTGCCAAGTACAAAATTGACCGCCGGATGGGTGAAAACATCTGGGGTCGTCCGAAATCCCCCGTCAATCGCCGTGAATACGGCCCCGGCCAGCACGGTCAGCGCCGTAAAGGCAAGCTGTCCGACTTCGGTTTGCAGCTGCGCGCCAAGCAGAAGCTGAAGGGCTACTACGGTGATCTGACCGAGAAGCAGTTCCGCCGCATCTTTGGTGAAGCCGAGCGTCGTCGTGGCGATACTGGTGAAAACCTCATTGGCCTGCTCGAGCGCCGTCTGGACGCTGTTGTCTACCGTGCGAAGTTCGTGCCGACCGTGTTCGCTGCACGTCAGTTCGTGAACCACGGCCACGTCACCGTGAACGGCAAGCGCGTCAACATCCCGTCCTACCGTGTGAAGGAAGGCGATGTGATCGAAGTGCGCCAGAAGTCCAAGCAGATGGCTCTGGTTCTCGAAGCATCGCAGCTGCCTGAGCGCGATGTACCGGATTATCTCGATGTCGATCACTCCAAGATGACAGCGACCTTCGTGCGCCAGCCGGGTCTGTCGGATGTGCCGTATCCGGTACACATGGAACCGAACCTCGTCATCGAATTCTACGCCCAGAACTAA
- a CDS encoding Hint domain-containing protein has translation MKTGFRGTFVISWSQTEIDGLWSAPMDALRVGTGWRWTGEAVRVDGPSGVLPLGDAAGSADLRRRAAMTVRRLLKAVEADLTRLDEVAVGDPLFDVHFVVTDGRSTWTVTILGVQGGNAPLLMFHGEIPPRNVDLWVVGHNIDLAAQEAIKGKPGGVICFTPGTLIQTQDGPRRVEDLREGNLIQTKDNGCVELLWKGHRRINGARLHAMPQLAPVRLRAGALGEKVPDAELLVSPDHRIVISGLQARALFNADEVLVMARDLVNDHSILFDRTVREVEYYHLFLPSHEVVFANRIETESFHPGAADLSTIEPYERQRLYERMPELVDDPYAYGHFARRALSASEAAVLQYDTGRRPIFM, from the coding sequence ATGAAAACGGGCTTTCGTGGCACGTTTGTCATTTCCTGGTCGCAAACAGAAATAGACGGCCTTTGGTCTGCGCCAATGGATGCTCTTCGTGTGGGTACCGGCTGGCGGTGGACCGGCGAGGCTGTGCGTGTGGATGGTCCCAGCGGCGTGTTGCCGTTGGGAGATGCGGCTGGGTCGGCAGACTTGCGCAGACGTGCGGCAATGACCGTGCGGCGCTTGCTAAAGGCGGTTGAGGCGGATCTTACGCGGCTTGATGAGGTCGCGGTGGGGGATCCGCTTTTCGACGTTCATTTTGTTGTAACGGACGGGCGCAGCACATGGACTGTGACCATCTTGGGTGTGCAGGGCGGCAACGCGCCGCTTTTGATGTTCCACGGTGAAATCCCGCCTCGAAATGTCGATTTATGGGTGGTGGGGCACAATATCGACCTTGCTGCGCAAGAGGCGATCAAAGGGAAACCAGGCGGGGTGATCTGTTTTACGCCAGGTACGTTGATCCAGACACAGGACGGGCCACGGCGGGTGGAGGATCTGCGCGAGGGCAATCTGATCCAGACCAAGGACAATGGATGTGTCGAGTTGCTGTGGAAGGGTCATCGCCGGATCAATGGCGCGCGGCTCCACGCGATGCCGCAACTGGCGCCGGTGCGGCTTCGGGCTGGTGCGCTGGGTGAGAAGGTGCCGGATGCAGAGCTTCTTGTATCGCCGGATCATCGGATTGTGATTTCAGGCTTGCAGGCGCGGGCGCTGTTCAACGCGGATGAAGTGCTCGTGATGGCGCGCGATCTGGTCAACGACCATAGTATCCTGTTTGACCGGACGGTCCGCGAGGTGGAGTATTACCATTTGTTCCTGCCGAGTCATGAGGTCGTCTTTGCCAACCGGATCGAAACAGAAAGTTTCCACCCCGGCGCGGCGGATCTTTCGACGATCGAACCCTACGAACGGCAGCGGCTTTATGAACGGATGCCGGAATTGGTGGACGACCCGTATGCCTACGGCCATTTCGCCCGCCGGGCACTTTCGGCCAGTGAAGCGGCTGTTTTGCAATATGACACAGGGCGGCGCCCGATCTTTATGTGA